A genomic stretch from Flavobacterium sp. KS-LB2 includes:
- a CDS encoding lipocalin family protein — translation MKKKFILAIVTILSIVSYSCSKDDNDNTQNADLIIGKWNGVSSTFNGTNSGVPDNTPITFTSDNKVSFTYLGQGNNGQDFNENGTWQKTGNTLKITWDSADPGLEVATFTITELTSSSLKWQSTVDGKILTENFIR, via the coding sequence ATGAAAAAAAAATTTATTTTAGCAATCGTTACAATTTTGAGTATTGTAAGTTACTCTTGTTCAAAAGATGATAACGATAACACACAAAATGCTGATTTGATTATTGGAAAATGGAATGGTGTTTCGAGTACATTTAATGGGACCAACTCTGGTGTTCCTGATAATACTCCTATTACATTTACTTCAGACAATAAAGTTTCCTTTACTTATTTAGGCCAAGGAAATAATGGTCAGGATTTTAACGAAAATGGAACTTGGCAGAAAACAGGAAATACATTAAAAATAACTTGGGATTCTGCAGACCCAGGATTAGAGGTTGCAACGTTTACTATAACGGAATTAACTTCTAGTTCACTTAAATGGCAATCAACTGTTGATGGAAAAATCTTAACTGAAAACTTTATTAGATAA
- a CDS encoding nuclear transport factor 2 family protein — MTPEKLQSIAFKWFETFNNKELEKLLSLYDEDAVHFSPKLKMYKPESNGFVTGKEALREWWKDAFERLPSLNYKVKSLTANGDRIFMEYIRTVTGEEDLLVAEVLDIREDKIIASRVYHG, encoded by the coding sequence ATGACACCAGAAAAATTACAATCAATTGCTTTTAAATGGTTTGAAACTTTCAATAATAAAGAATTAGAAAAATTACTGTCTTTATATGATGAAGATGCCGTTCATTTTAGTCCAAAACTAAAAATGTACAAACCGGAAAGTAACGGCTTTGTTACCGGTAAAGAAGCCTTGCGAGAATGGTGGAAAGATGCTTTTGAGCGTTTACCAAGCTTGAATTACAAAGTAAAATCGCTTACCGCCAATGGTGACCGCATTTTCATGGAATACATAAGAACAGTTACCGGTGAAGAAGATTTATTGGTAGCTGAAGTATTAGACATTAGAGAAGACAAAATAATTGCTTCACGAGTGTATCACGGATAA
- a CDS encoding geranylgeranylglycerol-phosphate geranylgeranyltransferase produces MLSRQHKLLLMKIASLFSVVRGYNIPVIILAQYLSAIFILAPEKRALDILLDFNLFILVFASSLTIASGYIINNFYDSQKDLINRPNKSMLDRLVSQKTKLNVYFTLNFIVALMALFVSWRVFLFFSGYIFFIWFYSHKIKKYPIIGNLMAALLAVLPFFAILLYFYTRIPFEEIENYKQQLGVILAHASFLFLLLLIREMIKDLENLKGDLVNDYKTIPIVYGEETSKITITILTILTVFPVYALINIYDVGYMDIYFYSCLIILIFFLLYLWKSNAKPQYLLLHNVLKFLIVAGVFCIVLINPSVLWHGKRLLMV; encoded by the coding sequence ATGTTAAGCAGGCAGCACAAACTTCTCCTAATGAAAATTGCAAGTTTGTTCTCTGTAGTTAGAGGCTATAACATTCCCGTCATTATTTTGGCGCAATACCTTTCGGCTATATTTATTCTGGCTCCAGAAAAAAGAGCGTTAGATATTTTGCTCGATTTCAATTTATTTATTCTAGTTTTTGCATCGTCACTTACGATTGCTTCCGGCTATATCATCAATAACTTTTATGACAGCCAAAAGGATTTAATCAATCGTCCAAACAAATCAATGTTGGATCGACTAGTGAGTCAAAAAACTAAACTAAATGTCTATTTTACGTTGAATTTTATTGTCGCCTTAATGGCGTTGTTTGTTTCGTGGCGCGTATTTTTATTCTTTTCAGGATATATCTTTTTCATTTGGTTTTATTCTCACAAAATAAAAAAATACCCAATAATAGGAAACCTAATGGCTGCTTTATTAGCGGTTTTGCCTTTTTTTGCGATACTGCTGTATTTTTACACCCGAATCCCATTTGAAGAAATAGAAAATTATAAACAGCAACTTGGAGTAATTTTAGCGCATGCTTCCTTTTTGTTTTTGCTATTGCTGATTCGAGAGATGATCAAAGATCTAGAAAACCTAAAAGGGGATTTAGTAAATGACTACAAGACCATTCCTATTGTTTATGGCGAAGAAACATCAAAAATAACTATAACTATTTTAACCATTCTGACTGTTTTTCCAGTTTACGCTTTGATTAATATTTATGATGTAGGTTATATGGATATTTATTTTTACTCTTGTCTCATTATCCTAATTTTCTTCTTGCTTTACTTGTGGAAATCCAATGCGAAACCACAGTATTTGCTACTTCACAATGTATTGAAATTTCTTATTGTTGCGGGAGTCTTTTGTATTGTCTTGATTAATCCAAGTGTTTTATGGCACGGAAAACGATTGTTGATGGTTTAA
- a CDS encoding phage integrase SAM-like domain-containing protein, protein MATIQFRLRSKANKNVSIKIRLSIDRNNVFEVSTGFSIHPKDWSATTGLPKQTNPENKILSSDLKKLDSFVSKNLNIDLGKGILIDSNWLELKINDCFSRVVKTDIGIITNHIQYIIDNANTRKVKNKIGLSPSTIKNYNLFKNIILEYQKKIKKQIQFIEVTKPFVDKFTNWLINEKKYSTNYAGKQLEILKTVCIDAEKNDIQITPYSKIIQHFRESEKDRYIQTLSFAELEQIKNLDLSNIEYLNQFKKENPELTKNLSITPESLNNIRNWILLGCEIGQRGGDLLEITADNIRYNGKNYYIDLIQQKTNKSVTIGIIAPHVVQIIENHFPKKIPHQKLNEYAKVICKLSGIVEIVKGTKLNTETNRKELGDYPKYELIASHCFRRSFASNYYKKIPTAVLIGITGHSKESLFLTYINQREDKDTNADLFMKFYEEINKDKPAKMVLLPNGTNE, encoded by the coding sequence ATGGCAACAATACAATTTAGATTAAGAAGCAAGGCAAATAAAAATGTTTCTATAAAAATACGTCTATCAATAGACCGAAACAATGTATTTGAAGTAAGTACAGGTTTTTCAATCCATCCAAAAGATTGGAGCGCAACAACAGGACTGCCCAAACAAACCAACCCTGAAAATAAAATATTATCTAGCGACCTAAAGAAACTAGATTCATTTGTATCTAAAAATCTAAATATCGATTTGGGAAAAGGAATTTTGATTGACTCCAATTGGTTAGAGTTAAAAATCAATGATTGCTTTAGTAGAGTTGTAAAAACCGATATTGGAATAATTACAAATCATATTCAATACATAATCGATAATGCAAACACTCGTAAAGTAAAAAACAAAATTGGTTTGAGTCCCAGCACAATCAAAAACTACAATCTTTTCAAAAACATCATTTTAGAATACCAAAAAAAGATTAAAAAACAAATTCAATTTATTGAGGTTACAAAACCTTTTGTTGACAAGTTTACCAATTGGCTAATTAATGAAAAAAAATATTCTACTAATTACGCTGGTAAACAATTGGAAATCCTTAAAACTGTTTGTATTGATGCAGAAAAAAATGACATACAGATAACTCCCTACTCAAAAATAATTCAACATTTTAGAGAAAGTGAAAAAGACCGTTATATTCAAACCTTATCTTTTGCTGAATTGGAACAAATCAAAAATCTAGATTTATCAAACATTGAATACCTCAACCAATTCAAAAAAGAAAATCCCGAACTAACTAAAAACCTTTCTATTACCCCCGAAAGTTTGAACAATATTCGAAATTGGATCTTATTAGGTTGTGAGATTGGGCAACGTGGTGGGGATTTACTAGAAATTACAGCCGACAACATTCGTTATAATGGTAAAAACTACTATATCGATCTCATACAACAAAAAACAAATAAGAGTGTTACAATTGGTATTATTGCACCTCATGTTGTTCAAATAATAGAAAACCACTTCCCTAAAAAAATCCCACACCAAAAACTAAACGAATATGCAAAGGTGATTTGTAAACTATCTGGAATAGTTGAAATAGTAAAAGGAACAAAACTAAATACAGAAACAAACCGAAAGGAATTAGGGGACTATCCTAAATACGAGTTAATTGCCTCCCATTGTTTTAGACGTTCATTTGCTAGCAATTACTATAAAAAGATCCCTACTGCAGTGTTAATTGGTATAACGGGCCACAGTAAGGAAAGTTTGTTTTTAACGTACATCAACCAGCGAGAGGATAAAGACACAAATGCTGATTTATTTATGAAATTTTATGAAGAAATCAACAAAGATAAACCAGCTAAAATGGTATTATTACCTAACGGTACAAATGAATAA
- a CDS encoding DUF885 domain-containing protein, which translates to MKKITTLLFTLITSLFLVNCKSEDKKQDFSSITKNYFDDKNAMSPLDATQSGQNEYNDQLQFEMTDSYRKSQEAFFDKYQTALNTVDKEALSEEEKNSYEIIKWEVEIGKDLLKQPTNLIPVHQFWGTHLTMGQFAGGTSAQPFKTEKDYTNFLKRMDKYAVWIDSAMVYMKKGMTKGVVLPKALTVKLIPQFAEMATPNIEDNLFYSSIKLMPESFPESIKKDLTAKYTATIANKLIPQYKKMADFLTKEYLPASRTTSGIGSLPFGKEVYATYVKQWTTTDMTPEQIHELGLKEVARLTAEMEKVKTQVGFKGTLLEFFEEVRNKKELKPFTKPEEVIANFQNIYTRIKPNVDKLFALQPKTKFEIRRTEAFREQTASAEYNQGTADGSRPGIFYVPIPDVANYNMYGDEDLFLHEAIPGHHFQISLQQENESLPDFRKFNWFGAYGEGWALYTESLGKELGLYQDPYQYFGMLGNEMHRAVRLVVDTGLHSKGWTREQAIKYSLANEAESEASIIPEIERYMAIPGQALSYKIGQLKIIELRKKAETKMGTKFDIKKFHEKVLESGVMPLALLEMKINTWINKSN; encoded by the coding sequence ATGAAAAAAATAACCACTCTTCTTTTTACTTTAATCACCTCTTTATTTTTGGTTAACTGCAAATCGGAAGATAAAAAGCAAGATTTCAGCAGTATCACCAAAAACTATTTTGATGATAAAAATGCGATGAGTCCTTTGGACGCCACTCAAAGTGGTCAAAATGAATACAATGACCAATTACAGTTTGAAATGACTGACAGCTACCGAAAGTCTCAAGAAGCTTTTTTTGACAAATACCAAACAGCCTTAAATACGGTTGATAAAGAAGCCTTATCTGAAGAAGAAAAAAACAGTTATGAAATCATTAAATGGGAAGTTGAGATTGGTAAAGACTTGTTGAAACAACCTACGAACCTAATTCCTGTTCATCAATTTTGGGGAACACATCTTACTATGGGGCAGTTTGCAGGAGGAACCAGCGCACAGCCTTTTAAAACAGAAAAAGACTATACTAATTTCCTCAAAAGAATGGATAAATACGCTGTATGGATTGATTCGGCAATGGTGTACATGAAAAAAGGAATGACAAAAGGAGTCGTATTACCAAAAGCATTAACCGTAAAGTTAATTCCACAATTTGCAGAAATGGCTACTCCAAATATTGAAGACAATTTATTTTACTCATCGATAAAATTAATGCCAGAGTCGTTTCCTGAAAGCATCAAAAAAGATTTAACGGCAAAATACACCGCTACCATTGCTAACAAATTAATTCCACAGTACAAGAAAATGGCCGATTTTTTGACCAAGGAATATCTTCCTGCCTCAAGAACTACTAGCGGTATTGGCAGTTTGCCTTTTGGAAAAGAAGTATATGCTACCTATGTAAAACAATGGACGACTACTGACATGACACCTGAGCAAATTCACGAATTAGGATTGAAAGAAGTAGCGCGATTAACTGCCGAAATGGAAAAGGTAAAAACTCAAGTTGGCTTTAAAGGCACATTATTAGAATTCTTTGAAGAAGTTCGAAATAAAAAAGAATTGAAACCATTTACAAAACCCGAGGAAGTGATTGCCAATTTTCAAAACATTTATACGCGCATCAAACCGAATGTAGATAAATTATTCGCACTGCAACCCAAAACGAAATTTGAAATTAGAAGAACAGAAGCTTTTAGAGAACAAACCGCAAGTGCTGAATACAATCAAGGAACTGCAGATGGATCTCGTCCGGGAATTTTTTATGTACCAATTCCAGATGTAGCAAATTATAATATGTATGGTGATGAAGATTTGTTTTTGCATGAAGCGATTCCGGGACATCACTTTCAAATCTCTTTGCAACAAGAAAATGAGAGTTTGCCTGACTTCAGAAAATTCAATTGGTTTGGTGCCTATGGCGAAGGCTGGGCTTTGTACACCGAAAGTCTAGGAAAAGAACTTGGATTGTATCAAGATCCGTATCAGTATTTTGGAATGTTAGGCAATGAAATGCACCGCGCTGTCCGATTAGTAGTTGACACTGGATTGCACTCCAAAGGCTGGACTAGAGAGCAAGCCATTAAATATTCGTTAGCCAACGAAGCCGAAAGTGAAGCCAGTATTATTCCTGAAATAGAGCGTTATATGGCCATTCCAGGACAAGCATTGTCTTATAAAATTGGACAATTAAAGATTATAGAACTTCGTAAAAAAGCGGAAACTAAAATGGGTACAAAATTTGATATTAAAAAATTCCATGAAAAAGTATTAGAATCTGGAGTAATGCCATTGGCACTATTAGAGATGAAAATAAATACGTGGATAAATAAATCTAACTAA
- a CDS encoding pseudouridine synthase — protein sequence MNNKEGNNKKSGPRAASSRPSSNKPKPAMQKRAQGPKKVKVNTKVADIATDKVEKKPNQAPKRPKVKDEIRLNKYIANSGACSRRDADIYIQSGTVKVNGIPVTEMGYMVKPGDVVNFDGATLTPEKKVYILLNKPKNFTTAMDEGQEYRNVLELVKGSTTAKIGAVGRMDKNTTGLLLFTNDTDMIRKFTLPSQKSSKIYQVSLDKNLKFEDLEKIQKGLTLDGHRVFVEDVSYIEGEAKSEIGLQLRSANVKVVRSIFEHFSYDVLRIDRVSFAGLTKKNLPRGNWRLLTDQEIINLKNV from the coding sequence ATGAATAACAAGGAAGGCAATAATAAGAAAAGTGGTCCAAGAGCAGCTAGCTCAAGACCAAGTTCAAATAAGCCAAAACCTGCCATGCAGAAGCGCGCTCAAGGGCCGAAAAAAGTTAAAGTAAATACTAAAGTTGCCGATATTGCTACTGATAAAGTAGAGAAAAAACCAAATCAAGCACCAAAGAGACCGAAAGTAAAAGACGAAATTCGTTTGAATAAATACATCGCTAATTCAGGTGCTTGCTCGCGTCGTGATGCTGATATTTATATTCAATCCGGGACGGTAAAAGTAAACGGAATTCCTGTTACTGAAATGGGATACATGGTAAAACCAGGTGATGTTGTAAATTTTGACGGTGCGACTTTGACACCGGAGAAAAAAGTATACATCTTACTGAACAAACCAAAAAACTTTACAACTGCGATGGACGAAGGTCAGGAGTATCGTAATGTATTAGAACTGGTAAAAGGTTCTACGACTGCAAAAATTGGTGCAGTGGGAAGAATGGACAAGAATACAACTGGTTTGTTATTGTTCACAAATGACACGGATATGATTCGTAAATTTACGTTACCAAGTCAAAAATCATCTAAAATTTACCAAGTTTCATTGGATAAAAATTTGAAATTTGAAGATTTAGAAAAAATACAAAAAGGATTGACGCTTGATGGTCATCGCGTTTTTGTGGAAGATGTAAGCTATATTGAAGGAGAAGCGAAAAGTGAAATTGGATTGCAATTGCGTTCAGCAAACGTGAAAGTGGTTCGTTCTATTTTTGAACACTTTAGTTATGATGTATTGCGTATTGACCGAGTTTCTTTTGCTGGTTTGACCAAAAAGAATTTGCCAAGAGGAAACTGGAGATTGCTTACTGACCAAGAAATTATCAATTTGAAGAACGTTTAA
- a CDS encoding M3 family metallopeptidase yields MRKKSFFILLAIGNMLTIEAQEKKENTIMNPFFQAYDTPFNVPPFDKIKNEHFKPAILEGISKHQAEIDAIADNTQPATFENTILAMENAGELLSNVNTVFSNLNSANTNKEIQNIAKEMAPNLSAHRDNIYLNEKLFAKVKSLWDKKETLGLNLEQTKILDNAYKDFVRSGANLSNADKEILRKINGDLSLTSLKYGQNILAETNSYELVIDSKKDLAGLPQGLIDAAAVDAKAKGKEGKWVFTLSNSSVMPFLQYSSNRELRKQIWNAYQTRGNHDDAFDNKKNAVDLANLRGQKARLLGFKSHSNYVLEESMAKTPENVNKLLNDLWKPALEIAKTEAADIQKMMAKEGIKGAVQPYDWRYYTEKIRKERFDLDEEELKPYFSLHNVRKGVFQVTEKLYGIQFKALTNVPKYHEDATVWEILEKDGSHIGVLYMDFHPRESKRGGAWMTSYRSQKTVDGKRVAPVVSIVCNFTKPSATAPALLTFDEVTTFFHEFGHSLHGLLSNVTYKSLAGTSVPRDFVELPSQIMENWAAEPEVLKMYAKHYKTGEVIPETLVNKLKKAGTFDQGFTTTEYLAASLLDLEYHSQTKDITVDANAFEKAAMTKIGLISSIIPRYRSTYFSHIFSGGYSSGYYSYIWSGVLDTDAFEAFKTTTLFNPEKAKLFRENVLEKGGTEDPMVLYKRFRGAEPSIEPLLRKRGLDKKAEPLKKMKG; encoded by the coding sequence ATGAGAAAAAAATCCTTTTTTATTTTGTTAGCCATCGGGAATATGCTAACAATTGAAGCTCAAGAGAAAAAAGAAAACACTATTATGAATCCATTTTTTCAAGCTTACGACACGCCCTTTAATGTGCCGCCTTTCGACAAAATTAAAAATGAACATTTTAAACCCGCTATTTTAGAGGGAATCAGTAAACATCAAGCGGAGATTGATGCTATTGCAGATAATACGCAGCCTGCCACTTTTGAAAATACGATTCTTGCCATGGAAAATGCAGGAGAATTATTGTCGAATGTGAATACGGTTTTTTCTAATTTGAATTCGGCGAACACTAACAAAGAGATTCAGAATATTGCTAAAGAAATGGCGCCGAATCTTTCTGCACACCGAGATAATATTTACTTGAACGAGAAATTATTCGCCAAAGTAAAATCGCTTTGGGACAAAAAAGAAACATTGGGCTTGAATTTAGAACAAACTAAAATTTTAGATAATGCCTACAAAGATTTCGTTCGAAGTGGAGCGAATTTATCAAATGCTGACAAAGAAATATTACGCAAAATAAACGGAGATCTTTCGCTAACCAGTTTAAAATACGGTCAGAATATTTTGGCGGAGACTAATTCATACGAGTTAGTTATTGATTCCAAAAAAGATTTGGCCGGATTGCCACAGGGATTAATCGATGCTGCAGCTGTTGATGCTAAAGCAAAAGGTAAAGAAGGAAAATGGGTTTTTACCCTTTCCAATTCTAGTGTGATGCCGTTTTTGCAATACAGTTCCAATAGAGAATTGCGTAAGCAAATTTGGAATGCGTACCAAACCAGAGGCAACCATGATGATGCTTTTGATAACAAGAAGAATGCAGTAGATTTAGCCAATCTTCGTGGGCAAAAAGCTCGATTGTTAGGTTTTAAATCGCACTCTAATTATGTTTTGGAAGAATCGATGGCTAAAACACCTGAAAATGTAAATAAGCTGTTGAATGATTTGTGGAAACCAGCTTTGGAAATAGCCAAAACAGAAGCCGCTGATATTCAGAAAATGATGGCTAAAGAAGGAATTAAAGGCGCGGTACAACCGTATGACTGGAGGTATTACACGGAGAAAATCAGAAAAGAACGTTTTGATCTTGACGAAGAAGAATTGAAACCATATTTCAGTTTACATAATGTTAGAAAAGGTGTTTTTCAAGTAACCGAAAAATTATACGGAATACAATTTAAAGCGTTGACTAATGTTCCAAAATACCACGAAGATGCAACCGTTTGGGAGATTTTAGAAAAAGATGGATCTCATATTGGGGTTTTATACATGGATTTTCATCCGCGTGAATCGAAACGTGGCGGTGCTTGGATGACCTCATACAGAAGTCAGAAAACGGTAGATGGCAAACGTGTTGCTCCGGTAGTTTCTATCGTTTGTAATTTTACGAAACCATCAGCAACCGCTCCTGCACTTTTGACTTTTGATGAAGTGACAACTTTTTTCCATGAATTTGGACATTCTCTACACGGATTATTATCGAATGTGACGTATAAAAGTTTAGCAGGAACTAGTGTTCCAAGAGATTTCGTAGAACTTCCTTCTCAAATTATGGAGAATTGGGCGGCTGAACCAGAAGTTTTAAAAATGTATGCGAAGCATTATAAAACAGGTGAAGTGATTCCGGAAACGCTAGTGAATAAATTGAAGAAAGCAGGTACTTTTGACCAAGGTTTTACCACAACCGAATATCTTGCAGCTTCTTTATTGGATTTAGAATACCATTCTCAAACCAAAGATATTACTGTTGATGCAAACGCTTTCGAAAAAGCTGCAATGACAAAAATTGGTTTAATTTCTTCTATTATTCCAAGATACCGTAGTACGTATTTCAGCCATATATTCTCAGGAGGATATTCTTCTGGATATTACAGCTACATCTGGTCAGGTGTTTTAGATACGGATGCTTTTGAAGCGTTCAAAACAACTACTTTGTTTAATCCAGAAAAAGCAAAATTATTCCGTGAGAATGTTTTGGAAAAAGGAGGAACCGAAGATCCGATGGTTTTGTACAAACGTTTCCGTGGTGCCGAGCCAAGTATCGAACCGCTATTGAGAAAACGTGGTCTGGACAAAAAAGCAGAACCGCTTAAAAAAATGAAAGGATAA
- a CDS encoding mevalonate kinase family protein: MKGPLFYSKILLFGEYGIIRDSKGLSIPYNFYNGALKREDNPSDEAIKSNGHLKRFVTYLEILQNEQPGLVTFDLALLKEDVETGMYFDSSIPQGYGVGSSGALVAAIYDKYAQNKITVLENLTREKLLELKNIFSQMESFFHGKSSGLDPLNSYLSIPILINSKDNIEATGIPTQSFDGKGAVFLLDSGIVGETAPMVNIFMESLKDKGFRAMLKNQFVKYTDACVENFLGGDMKSLFMNTKKLSKVVLNNFKPMIPEQFHGIWQQGIDSNDYYLKLCGSGGGGYILGFTEDLEKAKASLKDYKLEVVYQF; encoded by the coding sequence ATGAAAGGACCTTTATTTTATTCAAAAATATTACTCTTTGGAGAATACGGCATTATTCGTGACTCAAAAGGGCTTTCAATTCCTTATAATTTTTATAACGGCGCGCTTAAAAGAGAGGATAATCCATCTGACGAAGCTATCAAATCAAACGGTCACTTGAAACGATTTGTTACCTATTTAGAAATACTACAAAACGAACAGCCAGGTTTAGTAACTTTTGATTTAGCACTTTTGAAAGAAGACGTTGAAACCGGAATGTATTTTGATTCCAGTATTCCGCAAGGGTATGGCGTAGGAAGTAGTGGCGCATTAGTAGCTGCGATTTATGATAAATATGCACAAAATAAAATTACGGTTTTAGAGAATCTTACCCGTGAAAAATTATTGGAATTAAAAAATATATTTTCTCAAATGGAGAGTTTTTTCCACGGAAAAAGTTCTGGCTTAGATCCTTTGAATAGCTATTTGAGTATTCCGATTTTGATTAACTCCAAAGACAATATTGAAGCAACCGGGATTCCTACACAAAGTTTTGACGGAAAAGGCGCTGTGTTTTTGTTAGATTCAGGAATTGTGGGCGAAACGGCTCCGATGGTCAATATTTTCATGGAAAGTTTAAAAGATAAAGGTTTCCGTGCGATGTTGAAAAATCAATTTGTAAAATATACGGATGCTTGCGTTGAAAATTTCCTTGGCGGAGACATGAAATCGTTATTCATGAACACCAAAAAATTATCAAAAGTAGTTTTGAACAATTTCAAACCAATGATTCCTGAGCAATTTCATGGAATTTGGCAACAAGGAATTGATAGTAATGATTATTATTTAAAACTATGCGGTTCTGGTGGCGGTGGCTATATTTTAGGTTTTACCGAAGATTTAGAAAAAGCCAAAGCATCGTTGAAAGATTATAAACTAGAAGTAGTATATCAGTTTTAG
- a CDS encoding helix-turn-helix domain-containing protein: MAQVQFIQTTPQELQQQINEGIKIQLQEFLKHFAPIQPKEYLTRSDVAKMFSVDISTVSNWQKSGKLKPLGISGRVYFLRSEVEASLKPLNV; encoded by the coding sequence ATGGCACAAGTTCAATTTATCCAAACAACTCCTCAGGAACTACAACAACAAATTAACGAGGGCATAAAAATCCAGTTACAGGAATTTTTAAAACATTTCGCACCAATCCAACCAAAGGAATATTTAACCCGATCAGACGTGGCGAAAATGTTCAGTGTTGACATAAGTACCGTTTCCAATTGGCAAAAATCAGGAAAACTAAAACCTCTCGGAATCTCTGGGCGAGTTTACTTTTTACGATCCGAAGTAGAGGCAAGTCTTAAACCCCTAAACGTTTAA